In one Mastacembelus armatus chromosome 19, fMasArm1.2, whole genome shotgun sequence genomic region, the following are encoded:
- the etv4 gene encoding ETS translocation variant 4 isoform X3: MRMTVAFHSPPVTIKKEPQSPGSDPSQSCSHKQSFNYPSGEQCLYASAYEQKRAAGGAKSSCPGTPMSPMQQHYSPKPATAGRPDAGYMNPAATSQPLPSNSYPINTSARYQGPSGDPMCPQFPPAGQAFQRMPSAPAGHGGSGAGGGGGGGPGGGGGSYHRQHSDPCMPYLQQSFKQEYLDPLYERAAHMAGPGHGSVPGPGHGPHPHPHPHSHPHPHRFPPAHLMVKQEPTDYTYEPDVPGCPSVYHHNEGYPNPQHSNEGYLFENDSRVVPEKFEAEVKQEGGGVFREGTPYQRRGSLQLWQFLVALLDDPGNAHFIAWTGRGMEFKLIEPEEVARLWGMQKNRPAMNYDKLSRSLRYYYEKGIMQKVAGERYVYKFVCEPEALISLAFPDNQRPSLKAEFERYVNEEDTVPLSHLDEGVPYTAEQAPQNIGPQPYSKGYMY, translated from the exons CGGTGGCATTTCACAGCCCTCCAGTCACTATCAAGAAGGAACCGCAGAGCCCGGGGTCCGACCCCAGCCAGTCCTGTAGCCACAAGCAGAGCTTCAACTACCCCAGTGGAGAGCAGTGCCTTTATGCCAG tgcCTATGAGCAGAAAAGGGCTGCAGGAGGAGCCAAGAGCTCCTGCCCAGGGACCCCCATGTCTCCAATGCAGCAGCATTATTCCCCAAAACCTGCCACAGCTGGACGGCCTGATGCTGGCTACATGAACCCTGCTGCCACCTCTCAGCCACTCCCCAGCAACAGTTACCCCATCAACACCAG TGCCAGGTATCAGGGCCCTTCAGGGGACCCCATGTGCCCCCAGTTCCCCCCAGCAGGCCAGGCCTTTCAACGTATGCCATCCGCCCCAGCAGGACATGGTGGCAGTGGAGCTGGTGGAGGTGGTGGCGGAGGACCAGGGGGTGGCGGTGGAAGTTATCATCGTCAACACTCTGACCCCTGCATGCCCTACCTGCAGCAGAGCTTTAAACAAGAATACCTGGACCCGTTATATGAGCGGGCGGCTCACATGGCAGGGCCGGGGCACGGGAGCGTACCGGGACCTGGACATGGACCTCACCCCCACCCTCATccacactcacacccacatcCACACAGGTTCCCACCAGCCCACTTGATGGTGAAGCAGGAGCCCACAGACTACACCTACGAACCTG ATGTGCCTGGATGTCCCTCTGTGTACCACCACAATGAGGGCTACCCAAACCCCCAGCACAGCAATGAAG GCTATCTGTTTGAAAATGACTCCCGTGTGGTTCCAGAGAAGTTCGAAG CCGAGGTAAAGCAGGAGGGAGGTGGCGTTTTTCGAGAGGGCACACCTTACCAGCGCCGTGGGTCTTTGCAGCTTTGGCAGTTCCTGGTGGCCCTGCTGGACGACCCGGGCAATGCCCACTTTATTGCCTGGACCGGCCGTGGCATGGAGTTCAAACTCATTGAACCTGAAGAG gTTGCCAGACTGTGGGGCATGCAGAAGAACCGTCCAGCCATGAACTATGACAAGCTCAGTCGCTCTCTGCGCTACTACTACGAGAAGGGAATCATGCAGAag GTGGCAGGGGAGCGCTACGTTTacaagtttgtgtgtgagcCTGAGGCCCTCATCTCCCTGGCTTTCCCTGACAATCAGCGGCCCAGCCTGAAGGCCGAGTTTGAGCGCTACGTCAATGAGGAGGACACAGTGCCCCTGTCTCACCTGGATGAGGGTGTGCCCTACACCGCAGAACAAGCCCCCCAAAACATAGGCCCCCAGCCCTACTCCAAAGGCTACATGTACTAA